Proteins encoded together in one Oceanivirga salmonicida window:
- the trxA gene encoding thioredoxin: MAKLIHYEGGKELKDLLEVVKESEVTLVDFFATWCGPCRALGPVLEELVGEVDYNVIKVDIDQYQSFAVEYGVRSIPTIVVFKNGEVLTTLVGGRDKNTLKNEVAKIIG; encoded by the coding sequence ATGGCAAAATTAATTCATTATGAAGGTGGAAAAGAATTAAAAGATTTATTAGAAGTTGTTAAGGAAAGTGAAGTTACATTAGTTGATTTCTTTGCTACTTGGTGTGGACCTTGTCGTGCATTAGGACCAGTATTAGAAGAACTAGTAGGAGAAGTAGACTATAATGTAATAAAAGTTGACATAGATCAATACCAAAGTTTTGCAGTTGAATACGGTGTTAGAAGTATACCTACAATAGTAGTATTTAAAAATGGAGAAGTTTTAACTACATTAGTTGGTGGAAGAGATAAAAACACTTTAAAAAATGAAGTAGCAAAAATAATAGGATAA